The following proteins are co-located in the Rhodococcus opacus B4 genome:
- the hppD gene encoding 4-hydroxyphenylpyruvate dioxygenase, with amino-acid sequence MTIEQTLTDKERLAGLDLGQLEQLVGLVEYDGTRDPFPVSGWDAVVWVVGNATQTAHYFQSAFGMTLVAYSGPTTGNRDHHSFVLESGAVRFVIQGAVDPQSPLIEHHRAHGDGVVDIALSVPDVDKCIAHARAQGAVVLDEPHDMTDEHGTVRLAAIATYGDTRHTLVDRTHYTGPYLPGYIARTSTHTKRDGAPKRLFQALDHVVGNVELGRMDHWVDFYNRVMGFTNMAEFVGEDIATDYSALMSKVVSNGNHRVKFPLNEPAIAKKRSQIDEYLDFYQGPGAQHLALATNDILTAVDRLTAEGVEFLATPDSYYQDPELRARIGNVRAPIEELQKRGILVDRDEDGYLLQIFTKPLVDRPTVFFELIERHGSLGFGIGNFKALFEAIEREQAARGNF; translated from the coding sequence ATGACGATCGAGCAGACCCTCACCGACAAGGAACGCCTGGCAGGTCTCGACCTCGGCCAGCTCGAGCAACTGGTCGGGCTCGTCGAATACGACGGCACCCGCGACCCGTTCCCGGTCAGCGGCTGGGACGCCGTCGTCTGGGTGGTCGGCAACGCCACCCAGACCGCCCACTACTTCCAGTCCGCGTTCGGGATGACCCTCGTCGCCTACTCCGGGCCCACCACCGGCAACCGCGACCACCACAGCTTCGTCCTCGAATCCGGCGCCGTCCGCTTCGTCATCCAGGGCGCCGTCGACCCCCAGAGCCCGCTGATCGAGCACCACCGCGCCCACGGCGACGGCGTCGTCGACATCGCGTTGTCGGTGCCCGACGTCGACAAGTGCATCGCCCACGCCCGCGCCCAGGGCGCCGTCGTCCTCGACGAACCCCACGACATGACCGACGAGCACGGCACCGTCCGGCTCGCCGCGATCGCCACCTACGGCGACACCCGGCACACCCTCGTCGACCGCACCCACTACACCGGCCCCTACCTGCCCGGCTACATCGCACGCACCTCCACGCACACCAAGCGCGACGGCGCCCCCAAACGCCTGTTCCAGGCCCTCGACCACGTCGTCGGCAACGTCGAACTCGGCCGGATGGACCACTGGGTCGACTTCTACAACCGGGTCATGGGCTTTACGAACATGGCCGAGTTCGTCGGCGAGGACATCGCCACCGACTACTCCGCACTGATGTCCAAGGTCGTCTCCAACGGCAACCACCGGGTGAAGTTCCCGCTCAATGAACCCGCGATCGCGAAGAAGCGTTCGCAGATCGACGAGTACCTGGACTTCTACCAAGGTCCCGGCGCGCAGCACCTGGCGCTGGCCACCAACGACATCCTCACCGCCGTGGACCGGCTCACCGCCGAGGGCGTCGAATTCCTGGCCACCCCCGACTCCTACTACCAGGACCCGGAACTGCGGGCGCGGATCGGTAACGTCCGCGCCCCGATCGAGGAGTTGCAGAAACGCGGCATCCTCGTCGACCGCGACGAGGACGGCTACCTGCTGCAGATCTTCACCAAACCCCTCGTCGACCGGCCCACCGTGTTCTTCGAACTCATCGAACGCCACGGCTCCCTCGGCTTCGGCATCGGCAACTTCAAGGCCCTCTTCGAAGCCATCGAACGCGAACAGGCCGCCCGCGGAAACTTCTGA
- a CDS encoding aldehyde dehydrogenase family protein, with protein MTTPAHLLHLVDGQWLAGVGDTVVSASPAQPDVVVAQGRLADTAALDRAVAAAQRVKREWTRTPAHERGAILVRAAAIVENAASEWGTELAREEGKTKPEGIGEVLRAAQILRYYGNDADRDAGEVFSSPRRGERILVTRKPIGVVGVITPFNFPIAIPAWKIAPALTYGNTVVWKPASTVPLLAMRLAQALTDAGLPNGVLNLVIGNGAVGNGIVEHPGIDAITFTGSTGVGRKIAASGAARGVPVQAEMGGKNAAVVLGDADLELAAEQVMFGAFRSTGQKCTATSRLIVTDDIADDFLAELGKRADALNVGNPVDDGTEMGPVVNAAARTSIRAGIERAIKQGARRVAGGYEYSEGALATGYFVPPTILELPSQAPDAWREELFGPVLAVRRAGSVDDAFALANDSEFGLSAAVFTQDLTRALDAIDDIDVGILHVNSESAGADPHVPFGGAKKSGYGPKEQGRSAREFFTHTTTVYLRGGQSTI; from the coding sequence ATGACCACACCCGCGCACCTGCTCCATCTCGTCGACGGACAATGGCTCGCCGGCGTCGGCGATACCGTCGTCAGCGCCAGCCCGGCCCAGCCGGACGTCGTCGTCGCCCAGGGACGACTGGCAGACACCGCGGCACTCGACAGGGCCGTCGCCGCAGCTCAACGGGTCAAGCGCGAGTGGACGCGCACCCCCGCGCACGAGCGTGGGGCGATCCTGGTCCGTGCCGCGGCGATCGTGGAGAACGCAGCCTCCGAGTGGGGCACCGAACTCGCCCGCGAAGAAGGCAAAACCAAGCCCGAAGGCATCGGCGAAGTCCTGCGCGCCGCCCAGATCCTGCGCTACTACGGCAACGACGCCGACCGAGACGCAGGCGAGGTATTCTCCTCCCCGCGACGGGGTGAACGCATCCTGGTCACCCGCAAACCCATTGGCGTGGTCGGTGTCATCACCCCCTTCAACTTCCCGATCGCCATCCCGGCCTGGAAGATCGCACCGGCCCTGACCTACGGCAACACCGTGGTCTGGAAACCGGCCAGCACCGTGCCACTCCTGGCGATGCGCCTGGCGCAGGCCCTCACCGACGCGGGACTGCCGAACGGGGTGCTGAACCTGGTGATCGGGAACGGCGCCGTCGGCAACGGCATCGTCGAACATCCCGGCATCGACGCGATCACCTTCACCGGCTCCACCGGTGTCGGCCGCAAGATCGCCGCGTCCGGCGCCGCCCGCGGCGTCCCGGTGCAGGCCGAGATGGGCGGAAAGAACGCCGCCGTCGTCCTCGGCGACGCCGACCTCGAGCTGGCCGCCGAACAGGTGATGTTCGGTGCCTTCCGCTCGACCGGGCAGAAATGCACCGCCACCTCCCGGTTGATCGTCACCGACGACATCGCCGACGACTTCCTCGCCGAACTCGGCAAACGCGCCGACGCACTGAACGTCGGCAACCCCGTCGACGACGGCACCGAGATGGGACCGGTGGTGAACGCCGCCGCCCGCACCTCGATACGAGCCGGGATCGAGCGTGCTATCAAGCAGGGGGCGCGGCGGGTCGCCGGCGGCTACGAGTACTCCGAGGGCGCCTTGGCAACAGGGTATTTCGTTCCGCCGACCATACTCGAGTTGCCCTCGCAAGCTCCCGATGCCTGGCGTGAAGAACTGTTCGGTCCCGTTCTGGCGGTCCGGCGAGCAGGAAGCGTCGACGACGCCTTCGCCCTCGCGAACGACAGCGAGTTCGGACTCTCCGCCGCCGTCTTCACCCAGGATCTCACCCGCGCACTGGACGCCATCGACGACATCGACGTCGGCATCCTGCACGTCAACTCCGAATCCGCCGGCGCCGACCCCCACGTCCCGTTCGGTGGCGCGAAGAAGAGCGGATACGGTCCGAAGGAGCAGGGCCGCTCGGCGCGCGAATTCTTCACCCACACCACCACGGTGTACCTGCGCGGCGGACAGTCGACGATATGA
- a CDS encoding sigma factor-like helix-turn-helix DNA-binding protein: protein MTIDDEETAGSATLMDTLPARHRTVLRLRIVHRLPVVEVARLLGTNVEAVLLLQHAALDLLRRQLAAGAVLDGDNPANRRY from the coding sequence GTGACCATCGACGACGAGGAGACAGCCGGGTCGGCGACTCTGATGGACACCCTCCCCGCCCGCCACCGGACGGTCCTGCGACTCCGAATAGTGCACCGACTACCGGTCGTCGAGGTGGCGCGTCTCCTCGGCACGAACGTCGAGGCCGTCCTCCTCCTCCAGCACGCGGCCCTCGACCTCCTCAGGCGGCAGCTCGCCGCGGGTGCGGTGTTAGACGGCGACAATCCGGCGAACCGGCGGTACTGA
- the gabT gene encoding 4-aminobutyrate--2-oxoglutarate transaminase codes for MTAVHTPVGGPQLEQVRRIVTEVPGPRSQELAARRSAALPAGLTSGAGIYTAAAGGGVLVDVDDNSFIDFGSGIAVTTVGNAAPRVVERATRQLAKYTHTCFLATPYEPYIAVAEALNRLTPGDHEKRTALFNTGSEAVENAVKYARAATGRPAVVTFDHAFHGRTLMTMTMTAKNQPYKSTFGPFAPEVYRAPMAYPYRWPSGAENAADEAFAQFEMLVDSQIGADAVACVVVEPIQGEGGFIVPAEGFLRQIADFCRDRGILFVADEVQAGIARTGTWFASEHEGVVPDLVVTAKGLAGGMPLAAVTGRADIMDTAHAGGIGGTYSGNPAACEAALGVFETIEEDGLLERAQTIGDLMFRELRDIAATTDLIGDIRGRGAMVAIELVQPGTKTPNREAVAAVNRYCLTHGLLTLTAGTFGNVLRFLPPLSISDELLLEGFSVLRNAFAAL; via the coding sequence GGACCCCGATCCCAGGAACTTGCCGCCCGCCGATCCGCCGCACTGCCGGCGGGGTTGACCAGCGGCGCGGGCATCTACACCGCGGCCGCCGGTGGCGGAGTCCTCGTCGACGTCGACGACAACTCGTTCATCGACTTCGGTAGCGGTATCGCCGTGACCACCGTCGGCAACGCCGCCCCGCGAGTCGTCGAGCGAGCAACCCGGCAGCTGGCGAAATACACGCACACCTGTTTCCTCGCCACCCCGTACGAGCCGTACATCGCGGTCGCCGAGGCGCTCAACCGGCTCACCCCCGGTGATCACGAGAAGCGGACGGCGCTGTTCAACACCGGCAGTGAGGCGGTGGAGAACGCCGTCAAGTACGCGCGGGCCGCGACCGGACGACCCGCGGTGGTCACGTTCGATCACGCCTTCCACGGGCGGACCCTGATGACGATGACGATGACGGCGAAGAACCAGCCCTACAAGAGCACCTTCGGTCCCTTCGCCCCCGAGGTGTACCGTGCGCCGATGGCCTACCCGTACCGGTGGCCGAGCGGCGCCGAGAATGCGGCCGACGAGGCGTTCGCCCAGTTCGAGATGCTGGTCGATTCCCAGATCGGCGCCGACGCGGTTGCCTGCGTCGTGGTCGAACCGATCCAGGGCGAGGGCGGATTCATCGTCCCTGCCGAGGGCTTCCTGCGGCAGATCGCGGACTTCTGCCGGGACCGCGGGATCCTGTTCGTCGCGGACGAGGTGCAGGCCGGCATCGCCCGCACCGGGACCTGGTTCGCCTCCGAGCACGAGGGCGTCGTGCCCGACCTGGTCGTGACCGCGAAGGGCCTGGCCGGCGGGATGCCGCTCGCGGCGGTCACCGGTCGCGCCGACATCATGGACACCGCGCACGCCGGCGGGATCGGTGGCACCTACAGCGGCAACCCCGCCGCCTGCGAAGCAGCGCTCGGAGTGTTCGAGACCATCGAGGAAGACGGCCTGCTCGAGCGGGCACAGACAATCGGCGACCTCATGTTCCGTGAACTGCGCGACATCGCCGCCACCACCGACCTCATCGGAGACATCCGCGGCCGCGGGGCCATGGTGGCGATCGAACTCGTCCAACCCGGCACCAAGACCCCCAACCGCGAGGCCGTCGCCGCGGTAAACCGCTACTGCCTGACGCACGGCCTGCTCACCCTGACCGCGGGCACCTTCGGCAACGTCCTGCGGTTCCTTCCCCCACTGTCGATCTCGGACGAACTCCTCCTCGAAGGCTTCTCGGTCCTCCGGAACGCGTTCGCCGCTCTGTAA
- a CDS encoding Glu/Leu/Phe/Val dehydrogenase dimerization domain-containing protein — MKNLLTRFEEKAPEIVFEWHDTETSARGWTVINSLRGGAAGGGTRMRRGLDRREVESLAKTMEVKFTVSGPAIGGAKSGIDFDPTDPRKDEVLRRWFKTVTPLLKSYYGTGGDLNVDEMAEVVPITESYGLWHPQEGVVNGHFAASDRERVQRVGQLRLGVAKVVEDARFTPDPQAKYTVSDLITGWGVAESVRHYYRVYGGDLAGKRVIMQGWGNVGAAAAYYLAQSGARIVGILDRNGGLSNTDGYDFEQIRALFLAKEGNELRASGTVPFEEINETIWSSGAEVFLPCAASRLVTREQVDRLIAGGLEVVASGANVPFADDEIFYGPTYEYADKSVAVVPDFIANCGMARAFALLMEGDVEVSDEAIFGDVSATIATALERCFARSPQPTGIAGTAFEIALDQLV; from the coding sequence ATGAAGAATCTGCTCACCCGATTCGAAGAGAAGGCCCCCGAGATCGTCTTCGAGTGGCACGACACGGAGACCTCCGCACGCGGGTGGACGGTGATCAACTCGCTGCGCGGCGGCGCGGCCGGCGGCGGAACCCGGATGCGCCGCGGCCTCGACCGCCGCGAGGTGGAGTCGCTCGCGAAGACCATGGAAGTGAAGTTCACCGTCTCGGGTCCGGCGATCGGCGGCGCGAAGTCGGGCATCGACTTCGACCCGACCGATCCACGCAAGGACGAGGTGCTGCGACGCTGGTTCAAGACCGTGACCCCGCTGCTCAAGTCGTACTACGGCACCGGCGGCGACCTGAACGTCGACGAGATGGCCGAGGTCGTGCCGATCACCGAGAGCTACGGGCTGTGGCATCCGCAGGAAGGCGTCGTCAACGGGCACTTCGCGGCCAGCGATCGGGAGCGGGTGCAGCGGGTCGGGCAGCTGCGACTCGGCGTCGCGAAGGTCGTCGAGGATGCGCGGTTCACCCCCGATCCGCAGGCGAAGTACACGGTGTCCGATCTGATCACCGGCTGGGGTGTCGCCGAATCGGTGCGGCACTACTACCGGGTCTACGGCGGCGACCTGGCCGGCAAGCGGGTGATCATGCAGGGCTGGGGCAACGTCGGCGCCGCCGCCGCGTACTACCTCGCGCAGTCCGGTGCCCGGATCGTCGGCATCCTCGACCGCAACGGCGGGCTGTCGAACACCGACGGCTACGACTTCGAGCAGATCCGCGCACTGTTCCTCGCGAAGGAGGGCAACGAACTGCGCGCCTCCGGCACGGTGCCGTTCGAGGAGATCAACGAGACGATCTGGAGTTCCGGCGCCGAGGTGTTCCTGCCCTGCGCCGCTTCACGTCTGGTGACCCGCGAGCAGGTCGACAGGCTGATCGCCGGCGGCCTCGAGGTGGTGGCGAGCGGCGCCAACGTGCCGTTCGCGGACGACGAGATCTTCTACGGCCCCACCTACGAGTACGCCGACAAGAGCGTCGCCGTCGTCCCCGACTTCATCGCCAACTGCGGCATGGCCCGCGCGTTCGCGCTGCTGATGGAGGGTGACGTCGAGGTGTCGGACGAGGCGATCTTCGGTGACGTCTCCGCCACGATCGCGACGGCGCTCGAGCGCTGCTTCGCCCGTTCCCCGCAACCGACCGGAATCGCCGGTACCGCGTTCGAGATCGCACTCGATCAGCTCGTCTGA
- a CDS encoding FAD-dependent oxidoreductase: MSPTEAVVAGAGPTGLTLALELARRGVEVRILDKSPEPFPGSRGKGLTARSQEVMDDLGIVDEIVDAGFRHLPSRVAVRGQVVSDGDPHADLSPTPDRPYDSGLMIPQWQTERILRERLSEFGIDVERGVEVVGFEQTTDKVTVRLAGGGTIMARYLVGCDGGRSAVRKALGVSFEGTGGIEGMLLGDVAVDGLVPDRWYQWTHPEKGFVALCPFRGINSWQFQGVPFADFDEEGNLPAPSLEYFQRVLDDVACDPGVRLSEPTWLSTWHVNVRMVDRFRDGRVFLAGDAAHVHPPAGGLGMNTGIQDAYNLGWKLALVLAGSADPSLLDTYQEERLPLARWTLGVSSEGLQKVAASLGREDSQGLGVAVTEDGQQLGFGYQWSSLSRDGDVTTGVRAGDRAPDAPCLSPDGTPLRLFDVFRGTHFTILGFGGGSRHTLQILAEDAPDDVKYVVVGDSRGPGIDVVDDRGLARSAYGAHGGTLVVVRPDGYVALTAAATATDDVLDYLGRLVGRSS, encoded by the coding sequence ATGAGCCCTACCGAGGCAGTGGTGGCCGGGGCCGGGCCGACCGGTCTCACGCTCGCTCTGGAACTGGCGCGGCGTGGCGTCGAAGTGCGGATCCTCGACAAGTCGCCCGAGCCGTTCCCGGGTTCGCGCGGAAAGGGGTTGACCGCGCGCAGCCAGGAGGTGATGGACGATCTCGGCATCGTCGACGAGATCGTCGACGCCGGATTCCGTCACCTTCCCAGCCGGGTCGCGGTGCGCGGGCAGGTGGTGAGCGACGGCGACCCGCACGCGGACCTGAGCCCCACGCCCGATCGGCCCTACGACAGCGGTCTGATGATCCCGCAGTGGCAGACCGAGCGGATTCTGCGAGAAAGGCTCTCGGAGTTCGGAATCGACGTGGAGCGTGGCGTCGAGGTCGTCGGATTCGAGCAGACCACCGACAAGGTGACGGTCCGGCTCGCCGGCGGCGGGACCATCATGGCGCGCTACCTCGTCGGCTGCGACGGCGGGCGCAGCGCGGTGCGCAAGGCGCTCGGAGTGTCGTTCGAGGGCACGGGCGGCATCGAGGGCATGCTCCTCGGCGATGTGGCCGTCGACGGTCTGGTTCCCGATCGCTGGTACCAGTGGACGCACCCGGAGAAGGGATTCGTCGCGTTGTGCCCGTTCCGCGGAATCAATTCCTGGCAGTTCCAGGGAGTGCCGTTCGCGGACTTCGACGAGGAGGGCAACCTGCCCGCGCCGTCGCTGGAGTACTTCCAGCGGGTTCTGGACGACGTCGCCTGCGATCCCGGGGTGCGACTGTCCGAACCGACGTGGCTGTCCACCTGGCATGTGAACGTGCGCATGGTGGACCGCTTCCGCGACGGTCGGGTGTTCCTCGCCGGGGACGCCGCACACGTTCACCCGCCGGCCGGTGGGCTCGGGATGAACACCGGAATCCAGGACGCCTACAACCTCGGCTGGAAACTCGCGCTGGTCCTGGCCGGGTCGGCGGATCCGTCGCTTCTCGACACGTATCAGGAGGAGCGGTTGCCGCTCGCGCGCTGGACGCTCGGGGTGAGCAGCGAGGGGCTGCAGAAGGTGGCCGCGAGCCTCGGTCGGGAAGATTCGCAGGGCCTGGGGGTCGCGGTCACCGAGGACGGCCAGCAACTCGGTTTCGGCTATCAGTGGAGTTCGCTGTCGAGGGACGGGGACGTGACGACGGGCGTCCGCGCGGGGGACCGCGCACCCGACGCGCCGTGCCTGAGCCCGGACGGCACCCCGCTGCGGCTGTTCGACGTCTTCCGCGGCACGCACTTCACCATTCTCGGGTTCGGCGGCGGGTCCCGGCACACCCTGCAGATCCTGGCCGAGGACGCACCCGACGACGTGAAATACGTGGTGGTGGGCGATTCCCGCGGGCCCGGCATCGACGTCGTCGACGACCGCGGCCTCGCGCGCAGCGCGTACGGGGCACATGGTGGCACGCTGGTGGTGGTACGCCCCGACGGTTACGTGGCACTCACCGCCGCGGCCACCGCCACCGACGACGTCCTCGACTATCTCGGTCGTCTGGTGGGGAGATCGTCGTGA
- a CDS encoding FdhF/YdeP family oxidoreductase, translating to MRHQDEERDYDEADLHVEPPKDHAAGPTAVAVSMKRALEHMGVVRTAETLLRLNQAEGFDCMSCAWPDPDPGHRHAAEFCENGAKAVAEEATRDRATPEFFARHSIADLDCHSEHWLGQQGRITHPMVKRPGGTHYEPIDWDEAFALIGDQLNALDSPDEAIFYTSGRASNEAAFAYQLFVRAFGTNNLPDCSNMCHESTSIALQESIGIGKASVTMDDVYHAKLIVLQGQNPGTNHPRMLSALEKAKQNGAKILSINPLREAGLVNFKNPQTPRGMVGPGTDLSDLHLPIALNGDLALLQAFGSLLVGWDALDHEFIEQHTIGFELWKQHVTDIDWDVVTRTTGLSREQITDAARLLRDSDATVFCWAMGLTQHHNSVAIIKEVTNLALAQGNIGKPGAGLFPVRGHSNVQGDRTMGIWERPPRHFLDALAKEFDFDPPRENGYDTVDSIRAMRDDKAHFFLGLGGNFVQAAPDTDVTAAALRRTRMTVHISTKINRSHLVCGDTALILPTRGRTEQDVQAGGPQFISVEDSTCSVHASRGPLKPASPHLDSEVGIVTRIAEATIGDRYGIEWKKMRDDYANIRLHISRVVPGCEGYEVNVRRPGGFVLPHPPRDSRTFPTHSGRAEFAVSPIEVLQVPPGHVILQTIRSHDQFNTTIYGLSDRYRGIEGGRRVIFLHHDDIAALGFDDGDMVDLFTHWAEDDRVRCAHDFRIVEYDIPRGSAAAYYPETNPLVPLDSTAAGSNCPTSKSVVVSLEHAGRYNADCPPGSSQDEVGADWAHKSHPQPKHLS from the coding sequence ATGCGGCACCAGGACGAGGAACGCGACTACGACGAGGCCGACCTCCACGTCGAACCCCCGAAGGACCACGCGGCCGGGCCGACCGCGGTCGCGGTGTCGATGAAACGCGCGCTCGAGCACATGGGTGTGGTCCGGACGGCTGAGACGCTGCTGCGGCTGAACCAGGCCGAGGGATTCGACTGCATGAGCTGCGCGTGGCCCGATCCCGACCCGGGTCACCGTCATGCCGCGGAGTTCTGCGAGAACGGCGCCAAGGCCGTGGCGGAAGAGGCGACGCGGGACCGGGCGACACCCGAATTCTTCGCCCGGCACAGCATCGCCGACCTCGACTGCCACAGCGAGCACTGGCTCGGGCAGCAGGGTCGGATCACCCACCCGATGGTGAAACGGCCCGGCGGCACCCACTACGAACCCATCGACTGGGACGAGGCGTTCGCGCTGATCGGCGACCAGCTGAACGCCCTGGACAGTCCGGACGAGGCGATCTTCTACACGTCCGGCCGGGCGTCGAACGAGGCCGCGTTCGCGTACCAGTTGTTCGTCCGCGCTTTCGGGACCAACAACCTGCCCGACTGTTCCAACATGTGCCACGAATCGACCAGCATCGCGCTGCAGGAGTCGATCGGCATCGGCAAGGCCAGCGTCACGATGGACGACGTCTATCATGCGAAACTGATTGTCCTGCAAGGTCAGAATCCGGGCACCAATCATCCGCGGATGTTGTCGGCACTGGAGAAGGCCAAGCAGAACGGCGCGAAGATCCTGTCGATCAATCCACTGCGCGAGGCGGGTCTGGTCAACTTCAAGAATCCGCAGACGCCCCGCGGCATGGTCGGTCCGGGTACCGACCTGTCCGACCTGCATCTGCCGATCGCGCTCAACGGCGACCTCGCGCTGCTGCAGGCGTTCGGCTCCCTGCTCGTCGGATGGGACGCCCTCGACCACGAGTTCATCGAACAGCACACCATCGGGTTCGAGCTGTGGAAGCAGCACGTCACCGACATCGACTGGGACGTCGTCACCCGCACGACCGGACTGTCGCGGGAACAGATCACCGACGCGGCCCGGCTCCTGCGCGATTCCGACGCCACCGTGTTCTGTTGGGCGATGGGGCTCACCCAGCACCACAACTCGGTGGCGATCATCAAGGAAGTCACCAATCTCGCACTCGCCCAGGGAAACATCGGGAAGCCCGGTGCCGGGCTCTTCCCGGTGCGCGGACATTCGAACGTGCAGGGCGACCGCACGATGGGCATCTGGGAGCGTCCGCCGCGGCATTTCCTCGACGCCCTCGCGAAGGAATTCGACTTCGACCCTCCCCGCGAGAACGGCTATGACACCGTCGATTCCATCCGGGCGATGCGTGATGACAAGGCGCATTTCTTCCTCGGGCTCGGCGGGAACTTCGTCCAGGCGGCCCCGGACACCGACGTCACCGCCGCCGCGCTGCGCAGGACCCGGATGACCGTCCACATCTCCACGAAGATCAACCGCTCGCATCTCGTGTGCGGCGACACAGCCCTCATCCTGCCGACCCGCGGGCGCACCGAGCAGGACGTCCAGGCCGGCGGTCCCCAGTTCATCTCGGTCGAGGACTCGACGTGTTCCGTTCACGCGTCCCGGGGACCGCTGAAACCGGCCAGTCCGCATCTCGATTCGGAGGTGGGCATCGTCACCCGCATCGCCGAGGCCACGATCGGCGACCGGTACGGCATCGAGTGGAAGAAGATGCGGGACGACTACGCGAACATCCGCCTGCACATCTCGCGGGTCGTTCCCGGCTGCGAGGGGTACGAGGTGAATGTCCGGCGGCCCGGCGGGTTCGTGCTGCCGCACCCGCCGCGCGATTCCCGGACGTTTCCCACCCACTCCGGCCGGGCCGAATTCGCGGTGTCCCCGATCGAGGTGCTGCAGGTGCCGCCGGGGCACGTGATCCTGCAGACGATCCGCAGCCACGACCAGTTCAACACCACGATCTACGGGCTCAGCGACCGCTACCGCGGGATCGAGGGCGGACGCCGCGTGATCTTCCTGCACCACGACGACATCGCGGCCCTCGGATTCGACGACGGCGACATGGTCGACCTCTTCACCCACTGGGCCGAGGACGACCGGGTCCGCTGCGCCCACGACTTCCGGATCGTCGAATACGACATCCCCCGCGGGTCGGCCGCCGCCTACTACCCGGAGACCAACCCGCTCGTTCCCCTCGACTCCACGGCGGCGGGCAGCAACTGTCCCACCTCGAAGTCCGTCGTCGTGTCCCTCGAACACGCCGGCCGGTACAACGCCGACTGCCCGCCGGGATCGAGTCAGGACGAGGTCGGCGCGGACTGGGCCCACAAGTCGCACCCCCAGCCGAAGCACCTCTCCTGA
- a CDS encoding antibiotic biosynthesis monooxygenase family protein yields MMTIITRVVLREEGAEQWDRAMHERVAVARDKPGWVSAQLLKGVDQPLERAIVGVWETREDWSAWHHDEAFRSTREELAGLEAGQMDSTWFEVVQNTATEEG; encoded by the coding sequence ATGATGACAATCATCACGAGAGTTGTGCTTCGCGAGGAGGGCGCCGAGCAATGGGACCGCGCAATGCATGAGCGGGTTGCTGTGGCGCGCGACAAGCCAGGCTGGGTATCGGCGCAGCTTCTGAAAGGAGTCGATCAGCCACTCGAACGGGCCATTGTCGGCGTCTGGGAAACGAGAGAAGACTGGTCGGCCTGGCATCATGACGAAGCCTTCCGCTCGACTCGTGAAGAGCTCGCGGGACTTGAAGCCGGCCAGATGGATTCCACGTGGTTCGAGGTGGTCCAGAACACTGCGACCGAAGAAGGCTGA
- a CDS encoding Lrp/AsnC family transcriptional regulator, with the protein MKDAVQLDELDFALLDAMHDDPKAGVLELSRRLKVARATVQARVRKLEESGVIAGYEPRLDLAAAGFDVQAFVTLETAQGALDSVTSELESIPGVLEAFATTGSGDILCRIAAGSHLGLQQTLIDLNKSSVVARSTSVMVLSVIVPYRSMPLLRTLDRPRSAKAPAYRTATADPD; encoded by the coding sequence ATGAAGGACGCTGTGCAGTTGGACGAACTCGATTTCGCCCTCCTCGACGCCATGCACGACGACCCGAAGGCGGGCGTACTCGAACTGTCCCGCCGACTCAAGGTCGCGCGGGCCACCGTCCAGGCGCGGGTGCGCAAACTCGAGGAGTCGGGCGTGATCGCCGGATACGAGCCGCGCCTCGACCTCGCCGCCGCCGGGTTCGACGTGCAGGCCTTCGTCACGCTGGAGACAGCGCAGGGCGCACTCGACTCCGTGACTTCGGAACTCGAATCGATCCCCGGGGTGCTCGAGGCCTTCGCGACCACCGGTTCCGGCGACATCCTGTGCCGCATCGCCGCCGGCTCGCACCTCGGGCTGCAGCAGACCCTGATCGATCTGAACAAGTCGAGCGTCGTCGCCCGATCCACCAGCGTGATGGTGCTGTCGGTGATCGTCCCCTACCGGTCGATGCCCCTGCTGCGGACGCTGGACCGACCGCGCTCGGCGAAGGCTCCGGCCTACCGCACAGCGACCGCGGATCCGGATTAG